A region of Polynucleobacter sp. JS-Mosq-20-D10 DNA encodes the following proteins:
- the orn gene encoding oligoribonuclease yields MSEKTSISTPKAAPANEHLIWVDMEMSGLDPEKERILEIAMIVTDAHLNTIATAPVWVIRQEDALLDAMDAWNKATHGRSGLIDKVKTSTTDEATAEAQCITFLKQYIKPGIAPMCGNTIGQDRRFMAKYMPKLEAFFHYRNIDVSTLKELCKRWHPELVKGFNKKQAHTALADIEESIEELKYYREKFIVPLPE; encoded by the coding sequence ATGAGTGAAAAAACAAGTATTTCAACACCAAAGGCGGCGCCAGCCAATGAGCATCTGATTTGGGTGGATATGGAGATGTCAGGCCTAGACCCCGAAAAAGAGCGCATTTTAGAAATTGCTATGATCGTGACTGATGCGCACCTAAACACCATCGCTACCGCTCCGGTTTGGGTAATCCGTCAGGAAGATGCCTTATTAGATGCCATGGATGCCTGGAATAAGGCCACTCACGGGCGCTCTGGCCTGATTGACAAGGTCAAGACCTCAACAACGGATGAAGCCACCGCTGAAGCTCAATGCATTACTTTTCTGAAGCAATACATTAAGCCTGGTATCGCGCCAATGTGTGGCAATACGATTGGTCAGGATCGACGTTTTATGGCGAAGTACATGCCAAAACTAGAAGCGTTCTTTCATTATCGAAATATTGACGTTTCAACACTCAAGGAGCTCTGCAAGCGTTGGCATCCTGAGTTAGTGAAGGGTTTCAACAAAAAGCAAGCGCATACCGCCTTGGCCGATATTGAGGAATCTATTGAAGAACTCAAGTACTACCGAGAAAAGTTCATCGTGCCTTTGCCGGAATAA
- a CDS encoding M48 family metallopeptidase, with amino-acid sequence MTFTIVFLIAFIASFGLRHWLSQRQIRHVAINRDVVPAEFASQISLAEHQKAADYTIAKLRLGILENGVSAIILIGFTLLGGLQILNLSLLQLLGEGIAQQMALLISIVLISGILDLPFSWYKQFYLEERFGFNRMNAKLFFSDMVKGLGVGGAIGVPLLWVILSLMAQAGDFWWLWAWGVLTVFSLLMQWIFPTFIAPIFNKFQALEEGPLKTQIEALLSRCDFASQGLFVMDGSKRSAHGNAFFAGMGKAKRIVFFDTLIEKLNPGEVEAVLAHELGHYKCNHIRKRLLVSFAMSFLTFALLGWISTQPWFYNDLGVMPNLNGYNGGLALALFMLVAPVFSFFLTPLSSLASRKHEYEADGFAADKSSASDLISALVKLYQDNASTLTPDPIYTAFYSSHPPAPLRIANLKRFN; translated from the coding sequence ATGACATTCACAATTGTTTTTCTAATCGCCTTCATCGCCAGCTTTGGTCTACGCCACTGGTTATCCCAACGCCAAATTCGGCACGTCGCCATCAACCGCGATGTGGTGCCTGCTGAGTTTGCATCTCAGATCTCTTTGGCCGAACATCAAAAGGCTGCCGACTACACGATCGCCAAACTGCGCCTGGGTATTTTAGAGAATGGCGTCAGTGCAATTATCCTAATCGGCTTCACGCTGTTGGGTGGTTTACAGATTTTAAATCTATCCCTTCTGCAGCTATTAGGTGAGGGCATTGCTCAGCAAATGGCTCTACTGATCTCCATCGTCTTGATCTCCGGAATTCTTGACCTACCCTTCTCTTGGTACAAACAGTTTTACCTGGAAGAGCGCTTTGGCTTTAACCGCATGAATGCCAAACTCTTTTTTAGCGATATGGTCAAAGGCTTGGGTGTTGGTGGCGCGATTGGCGTCCCCCTCCTCTGGGTCATCCTCAGCCTAATGGCTCAAGCAGGTGACTTTTGGTGGCTGTGGGCTTGGGGTGTACTCACTGTATTTAGTCTATTAATGCAGTGGATATTTCCGACCTTCATCGCACCGATCTTTAATAAGTTTCAAGCACTAGAAGAAGGGCCACTGAAAACTCAAATTGAGGCCTTATTAAGTCGCTGTGATTTTGCCAGCCAAGGTTTATTTGTGATGGATGGTAGCAAGCGCAGTGCTCACGGCAATGCATTTTTTGCAGGCATGGGCAAAGCGAAGCGCATTGTCTTTTTTGATACCTTGATTGAAAAGCTCAATCCCGGCGAAGTAGAGGCCGTCCTAGCTCATGAGCTTGGTCACTACAAGTGCAACCATATCCGGAAGCGTCTGCTAGTTTCCTTTGCCATGAGCTTTCTGACATTTGCACTCTTGGGGTGGATCAGTACCCAGCCATGGTTCTACAACGATCTGGGTGTGATGCCCAACCTGAATGGCTATAACGGTGGTTTAGCTTTAGCACTCTTCATGCTCGTTGCACCAGTGTTTAGTTTCTTCCTGACGCCGCTATCCAGCTTGGCATCACGCAAACACGAATATGAAGCAGATGGTTTTGCTGCAGATAAATCCTCTGCGAGTGATTTAATTTCTGCCTTAGTTAAGCTCTATCAAGACAATGCGTCAACCCTAACACCCGATCCGATCTATACCGCTTTTTATAGCTCGCATCCACCTGCTCCATTGCGTATTGCCAATCTCAAGCGATTTAACTAG
- the rsgA gene encoding ribosome small subunit-dependent GTPase A — translation MEQFHALLTASYGRHYLAQRLVQDGRGNESPAGELIQVSTPAKQHIGAVGDRMLLEMTSVDQARIIRIEPRENLLYRSDAFKSKLIASNVDQILVVLATQPAFSPDLLGRAVVAAETNQIGLHILLNKCDLKDNLEHARKIIAPYARMGYPVTEVSAKFDQASIEALRYAICGKVSVFVGQSGMGKSSLLNAWVPNAAAITQEYSVRLDTGKHTTTACRYFELPETWGRDASGKLGALIDSPGFQEFGLAHMSVSELEHAFREFHDLLGKCRFHNCAHQSEPDCAIREAVEKNEIAPERLALFRQLRSDSKTADTQIQGISQAKERWSALAIKPSKR, via the coding sequence ATGGAACAATTTCATGCACTACTGACTGCCTCCTATGGAAGGCATTATTTAGCGCAGCGCTTAGTTCAAGACGGGCGTGGAAATGAATCCCCTGCCGGCGAATTGATTCAAGTTAGCACTCCGGCGAAACAGCACATTGGTGCCGTGGGTGATCGCATGTTGCTGGAGATGACTTCGGTTGATCAAGCGCGGATTATTCGCATTGAGCCACGAGAAAATTTGCTCTATCGATCCGATGCCTTTAAAAGCAAACTCATTGCCTCTAATGTCGATCAAATATTAGTTGTACTAGCTACGCAACCGGCTTTCTCGCCCGATCTTTTGGGAAGAGCGGTTGTTGCCGCAGAGACCAATCAAATTGGTTTGCATATCTTGCTGAACAAATGTGATCTTAAGGATAACTTGGAACATGCTCGCAAGATCATTGCGCCTTATGCTCGCATGGGATACCCCGTTACTGAAGTATCAGCCAAATTTGATCAAGCCTCCATTGAAGCATTGCGTTATGCCATTTGTGGCAAAGTATCTGTGTTCGTAGGTCAATCTGGCATGGGTAAATCCAGCTTACTGAATGCCTGGGTTCCTAATGCAGCAGCGATTACTCAAGAGTACTCAGTACGTTTGGATACCGGCAAACACACCACCACTGCTTGCCGCTACTTTGAACTGCCCGAGACTTGGGGACGCGATGCTAGCGGCAAATTAGGCGCTTTAATTGATTCGCCAGGCTTTCAGGAGTTTGGCTTGGCACACATGTCGGTTAGCGAGCTAGAGCATGCCTTTAGGGAGTTTCATGACCTGCTGGGCAAGTGCCGCTTTCATAACTGTGCGCACCAATCAGAGCCAGATTGTGCAATACGAGAAGCTGTCGAAAAAAATGAAATAGCTCCAGAAAGACTGGCGCTCTTTAGACAATTGCGTTCCGACTCAAAGACTGCCGATACGCAGATTCAGGGCATTAGCCAAGCCAAAGAGCGATGGTCAGCATTAGCAATAAAGCCATCCAAGCGATAA
- a CDS encoding CobD/CbiB family protein produces MTFFSILFALIAEQYRPVTSNHWIARMSARWLDWVAGEFGGKTEQGASPVGARMACLVAFILPTFLVFVLYVVFMVTFPILGFLWNVFIAYLFFGFRQFSHSFTLVHEAIANHDLPAARLVLAEWYGPELDASELTETEVISLALERAIIGSHHHVFGVLFWFLMPMGPAGVVLYRLADTAAQRWSEKGDFNLSESARHFFYVLDWVPARITAMGFAIVGNFEGAVYAWRHLTGKWSDSLSAVILASGSGALGVRLGEPMSEPDSDEALRMAEAGEPVFYEVGLEPNERTMRSAVGLVWRLVIAWMALLLMLTIALWLG; encoded by the coding sequence ATGACTTTCTTTTCTATCCTCTTCGCCCTCATTGCTGAGCAATATCGCCCAGTAACCTCGAACCATTGGATCGCTCGCATGAGCGCTCGCTGGCTTGATTGGGTTGCTGGTGAATTCGGTGGAAAGACTGAGCAAGGTGCAAGTCCTGTGGGTGCGCGTATGGCCTGCTTGGTGGCGTTTATCCTGCCAACATTCCTGGTCTTCGTGTTGTATGTTGTCTTCATGGTGACCTTCCCGATTTTGGGATTCCTGTGGAACGTATTCATTGCTTATCTATTTTTTGGATTTCGCCAATTTAGTCATTCCTTCACGCTAGTGCATGAGGCAATTGCAAATCATGATTTGCCAGCAGCTCGCTTAGTGCTAGCTGAGTGGTATGGCCCTGAATTAGATGCTTCTGAGCTCACCGAGACTGAAGTGATTTCACTTGCATTGGAGCGTGCCATCATTGGCTCACATCACCATGTATTTGGTGTGTTGTTCTGGTTCTTAATGCCCATGGGTCCTGCAGGCGTAGTGTTGTATCGCTTAGCTGATACTGCTGCTCAGCGCTGGTCAGAAAAAGGCGACTTTAATTTGAGTGAGTCAGCACGCCATTTCTTCTATGTATTGGATTGGGTGCCTGCACGCATCACTGCAATGGGCTTTGCAATTGTGGGTAATTTCGAAGGCGCTGTCTATGCGTGGCGTCACCTGACTGGTAAATGGTCTGACTCTCTGTCAGCAGTGATCTTGGCATCTGGAAGTGGTGCCTTAGGTGTTCGCTTAGGCGAGCCCATGAGTGAGCCTGATAGCGATGAAGCTTTGCGTATGGCCGAAGCTGGCGAGCCGGTTTTTTACGAAGTGGGTCTAGAGCCAAATGAGCGCACAATGCGTTCCGCCGTCGGCTTGGTGTGGCGTTTAGTTATCGCTTGGATGGCTTTATTGCTAATGCTGACCATCGCTCTTTGGCTTGGCTAA
- a CDS encoding CoA pyrophosphatase, whose amino-acid sequence MPKNFKPQETELSIATPLNFDAQAIPIYEVCTDQPKVMAHHLDPSSLKHRFQNPPVWQPEITDENRHVIAADIISKRQAAGKVTRAAVLIPLLLKSDGLSVLLTQRTDHLHDHAGQISFPGGRMDPSDFDPNHTALRESEEEIGLNPQGVEIIGHLPQYLTVSGYSVTPVVGLAKPQAEYALDAFEVADVFEVPLHFLMDPANHQVRVWESDQGRRRFYSIPYENRFIWGATAGMLRNLYHLLKV is encoded by the coding sequence ATGCCAAAGAATTTCAAACCCCAAGAGACGGAATTGAGTATTGCTACGCCATTGAATTTTGATGCGCAGGCGATTCCAATTTATGAGGTTTGTACGGATCAGCCCAAAGTAATGGCTCATCATTTAGATCCATCCAGCCTGAAGCATCGCTTTCAGAATCCTCCTGTTTGGCAGCCAGAGATTACTGATGAGAATCGGCACGTTATTGCTGCAGACATTATCTCCAAGCGTCAGGCTGCTGGAAAGGTGACCCGGGCAGCCGTGTTAATCCCCTTACTCCTAAAGAGTGATGGGCTCTCTGTGTTGCTAACCCAAAGAACCGATCATTTGCACGACCATGCTGGTCAGATTAGCTTCCCGGGTGGACGAATGGATCCGAGTGATTTCGATCCCAATCACACCGCTTTACGAGAAAGTGAAGAGGAAATTGGTTTGAATCCGCAGGGGGTTGAGATCATTGGCCATTTACCTCAATATTTAACGGTTTCGGGCTATAGTGTGACGCCGGTTGTGGGCTTGGCAAAACCTCAGGCAGAATATGCACTAGATGCATTTGAAGTGGCGGATGTTTTTGAGGTGCCTTTACATTTTTTAATGGACCCTGCAAATCATCAAGTACGGGTCTGGGAGAGTGATCAGGGTCGTCGTCGGTTTTATTCAATACCCTATGAGAATCGTTTTATCTGGGGCGCTACTGCTGGAATGTTACGTAACCTTTATCATTTATTAAAAGTATGA
- the rplS gene encoding 50S ribosomal protein L19, translated as MNLIEKIEQEEIARLSANKVLPAFAPGDTVVVGVNVVEGTRKRTQAFEGVVIAKRNRGLNSSFIVRKISSGEGVERTFQTYSPLIASIEVKRRGDVRRAKLYYLRDRSGKSARIKEKLPARKVKAVAETAAE; from the coding sequence ATGAATTTGATCGAAAAAATTGAGCAAGAAGAAATTGCTCGCTTAAGTGCTAACAAAGTACTTCCTGCTTTCGCTCCTGGCGACACAGTGGTTGTTGGTGTAAACGTAGTTGAAGGTACACGTAAGCGTACCCAGGCCTTTGAAGGCGTTGTGATTGCAAAGCGCAATCGCGGACTGAATTCCAGTTTTATCGTTCGCAAGATTTCATCTGGCGAAGGCGTAGAGCGTACATTCCAAACTTACTCACCATTGATCGCTAGCATTGAAGTGAAGCGTCGCGGTGATGTACGTCGTGCGAAGCTGTACTACTTGCGTGATCGTTCAGGTAAGTCTGCACGTATTAAAGAAAAACTTCCTGCTCGCAAAGTCAAGGCAGTTGCTGAGACAGCAGCGGAATAA
- the trmD gene encoding tRNA (guanosine(37)-N1)-methyltransferase TrmD, whose amino-acid sequence MRFDVVTLFPEMFSALTQWGITGRACEQALASVKLWNPRDYCSDPRKTVDDRAYGGGPGMVMMAKPLEDTISAVKAAHQSQNVVSGPICLLAPQGEVFSQKMATDILGYGNLTFICGRYEAVDQRFIDRNVDLQLSMGDFVVSGGELPAMTIMDAVIRLIPGALGDGESAIQDSFVNGLLDYPHYTRPEIYENLSVPDVLLGGHHAKIADWRRQKSLELTLRLRPDLIKSARANGLLSKEDEQFLRTL is encoded by the coding sequence ATGCGCTTTGATGTAGTCACCTTATTCCCTGAGATGTTCTCCGCTTTAACGCAGTGGGGTATTACTGGGCGTGCTTGTGAGCAAGCTCTTGCCAGCGTCAAGCTCTGGAATCCTCGGGATTATTGCTCCGACCCCCGCAAGACTGTAGATGATCGGGCGTATGGTGGTGGCCCCGGCATGGTCATGATGGCAAAACCGCTGGAAGACACAATATCTGCTGTTAAGGCGGCTCATCAGTCTCAAAACGTCGTTTCTGGTCCAATTTGTCTCCTCGCCCCTCAAGGGGAGGTCTTTTCTCAGAAGATGGCCACAGACATTCTGGGCTATGGCAATTTAACTTTTATTTGTGGTCGATATGAGGCTGTTGACCAGCGTTTTATTGATCGAAATGTCGATTTACAGCTTTCAATGGGTGATTTTGTGGTTTCTGGCGGGGAATTACCCGCTATGACCATCATGGATGCGGTCATTCGCCTCATTCCAGGGGCTCTGGGGGATGGTGAATCTGCTATCCAAGATAGCTTTGTGAATGGTCTTTTGGACTATCCGCACTACACCCGCCCTGAAATATATGAAAATTTATCTGTTCCAGACGTGCTTTTGGGCGGACATCACGCTAAAATAGCGGATTGGCGTCGGCAGAAGTCTTTAGAGCTGACGCTAAGGCTTAGACCTGATTTAATTAAATCGGCAAGAGCCAATGGGTTGCTAAGTAAAGAAGATGAGCAATTTCTTCGAACACTGTAA
- the rimM gene encoding ribosome maturation factor RimM (Essential for efficient processing of 16S rRNA): MNTPSLNDLIELGAVQDAQGLQGQIKVRPHSSDPVALLSSKELWLSLIPRRSAGVAVSHEQASLTLYKVKQSKMHSGTVVIALDGISDRDQAEALKGARILVTREVFPKTDSDSYYWVDLIGCKAINLQGESLGEVVDVNDNGAHGIIALGDAQTKTVKQLVPFVKEAVQNVDLPNRLITLDWQPDW, encoded by the coding sequence ATGAATACACCTTCCCTAAATGATTTGATTGAGCTCGGTGCAGTCCAAGACGCTCAAGGCTTACAGGGTCAGATTAAGGTTCGCCCTCACTCTTCCGATCCAGTAGCTCTCTTATCTAGCAAAGAACTTTGGTTATCTCTCATTCCTCGTCGTAGTGCTGGCGTTGCTGTATCTCATGAGCAGGCTTCATTGACTTTGTATAAGGTAAAGCAATCCAAGATGCATAGCGGTACCGTAGTGATTGCCTTGGATGGTATTTCCGATCGCGATCAGGCTGAGGCCTTAAAAGGTGCTCGCATTTTAGTTACGCGTGAGGTATTTCCCAAGACGGATAGCGATAGTTATTACTGGGTTGACCTAATCGGTTGTAAGGCTATCAACCTTCAGGGCGAAAGTCTTGGTGAGGTGGTTGATGTCAACGATAACGGCGCTCATGGAATCATTGCTCTTGGCGATGCGCAAACCAAAACAGTAAAACAATTAGTGCCTTTTGTAAAAGAAGCGGTGCAAAATGTTGACTTGCCCAATAGGCTGATTACCCTAGACTGGCAACCCGACTGGTAA
- the rpsP gene encoding 30S ribosomal protein S16: MVVIRLARGGSKKRPFYSIVATDKRNRRDSNFIERIGYFNPQAAETEQAMRIAQDRLTYWTGVGAQISPTVVRLIKNNPAV, from the coding sequence ATGGTCGTCATTCGACTGGCACGCGGCGGTTCAAAGAAGCGCCCTTTTTATAGCATCGTGGCTACTGACAAGCGCAATCGTCGCGACTCGAACTTTATCGAGCGTATTGGTTACTTCAATCCACAGGCAGCAGAGACTGAGCAAGCAATGCGTATTGCTCAAGATCGTCTGACCTATTGGACTGGTGTTGGCGCGCAGATCTCTCCAACTGTAGTTCGTTTGATCAAAAACAATCCTGCGGTTTAA
- a CDS encoding META domain-containing protein: MRIATFRPSTGPVERFFLTLSCLGLGFLTACANVIPPCTAKTSPPSSEFRNTKWELVRWNLAPNSKGEVRPRQIPQGDNSNPIQIIFDANGERLSGSTGCNRFTARITEDARGFTLDQIASTKMVCAPQRMELENDFLYELNDYRSIVRNGDQLLMIGADREVLSFMQKSNSSK, translated from the coding sequence ATGAGAATAGCCACTTTTAGACCCTCCACAGGCCCTGTAGAGCGCTTTTTTCTCACTCTTTCTTGCCTCGGTTTAGGTTTTTTAACGGCCTGCGCCAATGTCATTCCACCCTGTACCGCTAAAACCAGCCCTCCGAGTAGTGAGTTTCGCAACACTAAATGGGAGCTCGTTCGCTGGAATCTAGCACCCAATAGCAAAGGTGAAGTCCGCCCCCGACAAATTCCCCAGGGTGACAATAGCAACCCCATCCAAATCATTTTTGATGCCAATGGTGAGCGCTTGAGCGGATCAACTGGCTGCAATCGCTTTACTGCACGCATTACCGAAGATGCCAGAGGCTTTACGCTAGATCAAATCGCTAGTACAAAGATGGTCTGTGCACCCCAGCGTATGGAATTGGAAAATGATTTCCTTTATGAATTAAATGATTACCGCTCGATTGTGCGTAACGGCGACCAACTGCTGATGATTGGTGCGGATCGAGAAGTCTTAAGTTTTATGCAAAAAAGTAATTCATCGAAATAA
- a CDS encoding acyl-CoA dehydrogenase, whose protein sequence is MPYVAPVKDMLFVMNELAGLAEIVAYPSYAEAGADVDLAPAILEESAKFNQDVVAPLNWPSDQNPSSLKNGVVTTTLGFKEAFEQFAAAGWQGVVHPVEFGGQGLPKLIATACFEMVHSASLSFALCPMLTDGAIEALLTAASPELQERYVPKMISGEWTGSMCLTEPQAGSDLSMVRSRAVPEADGIYKIFGTKIYITYGEHDMAKNIVHLVLARTPDAPEGVKGISLFVVPKCLVNADGLLGERNDVHCVSIEHKLGIKASPTAVLQFGDHGGATGYLVGEENRGLEYMFVMMNAARFAVGMQGIAVAERAYQKAVQYAKDRVQSRDLAGSPGPVAIIHQPDVKRMLMTMRGYIEASRALAYYAAAAYDAQHASPDEIARKQNQAVYEFLVPIVKGFSTEMSIDVASLGVQVHGGMGFIEETGAAQHYRDARILTIYEGTTAIQANDLIGRKTVRDGGATAKLFSDRIQQTEKDLASSGTADAKAVLKQLTPAREAFEASVAYILANAKIDIKAVYAGSFAYLRLCGLVLGAWQMARALLAAQELRAGDPNFYDAKITTARFFAENLLPQSQALATSILESGHSTNALTAEQF, encoded by the coding sequence ATGCCGTATGTAGCCCCAGTAAAAGACATGCTATTTGTGATGAACGAATTAGCGGGGCTAGCTGAGATTGTTGCCTACCCATCCTATGCTGAGGCGGGCGCTGATGTAGATTTAGCCCCGGCGATTCTAGAAGAGTCTGCCAAATTTAATCAAGATGTTGTAGCGCCTCTCAACTGGCCTAGCGATCAAAACCCTAGCTCACTCAAGAATGGCGTAGTCACTACTACCCTTGGCTTTAAAGAGGCTTTTGAGCAATTTGCTGCAGCAGGTTGGCAGGGTGTTGTGCACCCCGTAGAGTTCGGTGGTCAAGGTTTGCCAAAACTGATTGCCACGGCATGCTTTGAGATGGTTCACTCGGCTAGCTTGTCTTTTGCTTTATGCCCCATGCTGACTGATGGTGCGATTGAGGCTTTATTGACTGCAGCAAGCCCTGAGTTGCAAGAGCGCTATGTGCCCAAGATGATTTCTGGGGAATGGACTGGTTCCATGTGCCTCACAGAGCCTCAGGCAGGCTCCGACCTATCGATGGTGCGTTCTCGCGCTGTACCTGAAGCCGATGGCATATATAAAATTTTTGGGACCAAGATCTACATCACCTATGGTGAGCACGATATGGCAAAAAATATTGTCCATCTCGTACTAGCTAGAACACCAGATGCACCAGAGGGCGTGAAGGGTATTTCCTTGTTTGTAGTTCCGAAGTGTTTGGTAAACGCAGATGGTTTGCTTGGTGAGCGTAATGATGTACACTGCGTTTCGATTGAGCACAAGCTGGGCATTAAGGCCAGCCCAACTGCAGTCTTACAGTTTGGCGATCACGGTGGTGCAACCGGCTACTTGGTGGGCGAAGAAAATCGTGGCCTGGAATACATGTTCGTGATGATGAATGCTGCCCGCTTTGCGGTCGGTATGCAGGGTATTGCAGTTGCAGAGCGAGCATATCAAAAAGCAGTGCAATACGCTAAAGACCGAGTTCAGAGTCGTGATCTAGCTGGCTCCCCAGGCCCTGTAGCAATTATTCATCAGCCTGACGTGAAGCGGATGTTGATGACTATGCGCGGCTATATTGAGGCATCTAGAGCCTTAGCGTATTACGCGGCAGCTGCTTATGATGCGCAACATGCATCCCCTGATGAAATAGCTCGCAAGCAGAATCAAGCGGTATATGAATTCTTGGTACCGATTGTGAAAGGCTTTTCGACTGAGATGTCGATTGATGTTGCGAGTTTGGGCGTTCAAGTTCACGGTGGTATGGGCTTTATTGAGGAGACTGGTGCAGCACAACATTATCGTGATGCTCGTATCCTGACCATCTATGAAGGCACTACAGCTATTCAAGCAAATGATTTGATTGGTAGAAAGACGGTACGTGATGGTGGTGCAACTGCAAAGCTATTCTCGGACAGAATCCAGCAAACTGAAAAAGATTTAGCAAGCAGCGGCACTGCAGATGCAAAAGCGGTATTGAAGCAGTTAACTCCAGCGCGTGAAGCGTTTGAAGCTTCAGTAGCTTACATTTTGGCGAATGCAAAAATAGATATCAAGGCAGTGTATGCAGGTAGTTTTGCATACCTACGTTTATGTGGCCTGGTATTGGGGGCATGGCAAATGGCACGTGCTTTACTAGCTGCACAAGAGTTGCGTGCAGGAGACCCGAATTTCTATGACGCCAAGATTACGACAGCACGCTTTTTTGCAGAAAATCTATTGCCACAATCTCAAGCTCTTGCAACCTCGATCTTAGAAAGCGGTCACTCCACTAATGCGCTGACAGCAGAGCAGTTTTAA
- a CDS encoding electron transfer flavoprotein subunit alpha/FixB family protein translates to MAALVIAEHDNQSLKAATLNAVAAALQCSPEVDVLVAGSGTDAAATAAAQIAGVRKVIQVDAASLADQLAEPLAAQILSIANSYSHILAPATANGKNVLPRVAAKLDMAQLSDITKVISADTFERPIYAGNAIATVQSSDSIKVITVRTTGFDPVAASGGSAAVEKQAATEVSGKSSFVGRELTKSDRPELTAAKIIVSGGRGLGSGEKYQEIIAPLADKLGAALGASRAAVDAGYVPNDYQVGQTGKIVAPQLYIAVGISGAIQHLAGMKDSKVIVAINKDPEAPIFSVADYGLVADLNTAVPELTNLLT, encoded by the coding sequence ATGGCCGCACTTGTTATTGCTGAACACGACAATCAATCCTTAAAAGCAGCAACGCTCAATGCGGTAGCTGCTGCTTTGCAGTGCTCCCCTGAGGTGGATGTGTTGGTAGCCGGTAGTGGTACCGATGCCGCTGCTACTGCTGCGGCACAAATTGCTGGAGTACGTAAGGTCATTCAGGTAGATGCAGCATCGTTAGCTGATCAGCTCGCCGAACCCTTAGCCGCTCAAATTTTATCTATTGCTAATAGCTATAGTCATATTTTGGCGCCAGCAACTGCCAATGGTAAGAATGTCTTGCCACGTGTTGCCGCTAAGTTAGATATGGCTCAGTTATCTGACATTACTAAAGTGATCTCTGCAGATACTTTCGAGCGTCCAATTTATGCAGGCAATGCGATTGCTACCGTGCAATCTTCTGACTCAATTAAAGTAATTACGGTTCGCACAACCGGTTTTGATCCTGTTGCCGCAAGTGGTGGATCCGCTGCAGTAGAAAAGCAAGCGGCTACTGAGGTTTCTGGTAAATCATCTTTCGTTGGTCGTGAACTCACTAAGTCAGATCGTCCTGAACTTACTGCCGCCAAAATCATTGTGTCTGGTGGTCGTGGTTTAGGTTCTGGTGAGAAGTATCAAGAAATTATTGCGCCCTTGGCTGACAAGCTTGGCGCCGCTCTGGGCGCCTCACGCGCTGCAGTTGATGCAGGTTATGTTCCAAACGATTATCAAGTAGGTCAGACCGGTAAAATCGTTGCACCGCAGTTGTATATTGCCGTTGGCATCTCTGGCGCGATTCAGCATTTAGCTGGCATGAAGGACTCTAAAGTGATCGTGGCGATTAATAAAGATCCTGAGGCGCCAATCTTTAGTGTTGCTGATTATGGTTTAGTTGCAGACCTTAATACCGCCGTCCCTGAATTAACTAACTTACTTACTTAA